A section of the Clostridium sp. TW13 genome encodes:
- a CDS encoding phospho-sugar mutase, whose amino-acid sequence MGYKDKYNNWIDSEVISESLKKELREIKDEKEIEDRFYKELDFGTGGLRGVIGAGTNRMNIHTVGKATQGLSDYLNSSYKFDVSVAIAHDSRNMSPEFAKAAALTLCANGIKVYLFESLRPTPVLSFTVRHLKCKSGIVVTASHNPKQYNGYKVYGEDGGQVTDNAAHEIITKVNAIEDYANIKTMDEYEAVKSGLLVYIGEDIDKAYIENVKSLTVRKQLVKESAKDLKIIYTPIHGSGNVPVRRVLKELGYENLHVVKEQELPDGNFPTAPYPNPENPDVFKLALEMAKEIQPDIIFGTDPDCDRIGAVVKDNEGNYKVLTGNQTGILLVHYMLSSLKELNQLPDNAAVIKTIVTTEAVRNIAKYYGTELIDVLTGFKYIGEKIKEFEETHSNKFIIGFEESYGYLSGEFVRDKDAVIASMLIAEMTLYYKSKGMTLYDGLIKIYEQYGFHKEELVSLELKGKEGQEQIAKCIDSLRNKHISELNGVKLVKKFDYKESMENDLLSNTTSVIKLPKSNVLKFVFEDDSWFVVRPSGTEPKMKIYLAVSGKSLKDSEAKVAKFKETVMNLINSMLN is encoded by the coding sequence ATGGGTTATAAAGATAAATATAACAATTGGATAGACTCAGAAGTTATTTCTGAAAGTTTGAAAAAAGAATTACGTGAAATTAAAGATGAAAAAGAGATAGAGGATAGATTCTATAAGGAACTTGACTTTGGTACAGGTGGATTAAGAGGGGTTATAGGTGCAGGAACTAACAGAATGAATATTCATACTGTAGGCAAAGCAACACAAGGACTTTCTGATTATTTAAATTCAAGTTATAAATTTGATGTGTCAGTAGCTATAGCTCATGATTCAAGAAATATGTCACCAGAGTTTGCTAAAGCAGCTGCATTAACTTTATGTGCAAATGGAATAAAAGTATATTTATTTGAAAGTTTAAGACCAACTCCTGTATTGTCATTTACAGTAAGACATTTAAAATGTAAATCTGGAATAGTCGTTACTGCATCACATAATCCAAAACAATATAATGGATATAAAGTTTATGGAGAAGATGGAGGTCAGGTTACAGATAATGCTGCTCATGAAATAATTACAAAGGTTAATGCTATAGAAGATTATGCTAATATTAAAACTATGGATGAATATGAAGCTGTAAAGAGTGGATTATTAGTGTATATAGGGGAAGATATAGATAAGGCATATATAGAAAATGTGAAGTCTTTAACTGTAAGAAAGCAATTAGTTAAGGAATCAGCAAAGGACTTAAAGATTATATATACACCTATACATGGATCAGGAAATGTTCCTGTAAGAAGGGTATTGAAGGAATTAGGATACGAAAATTTACATGTAGTTAAAGAGCAAGAATTGCCAGATGGTAATTTTCCTACAGCTCCTTATCCAAATCCAGAAAATCCAGATGTATTCAAATTAGCTTTAGAAATGGCAAAGGAGATTCAACCGGATATTATATTTGGAACAGATCCAGACTGTGATAGAATTGGTGCAGTAGTTAAAGATAATGAAGGAAATTATAAAGTATTAACAGGAAACCAAACAGGTATATTGTTAGTTCACTATATGTTATCTTCTTTAAAGGAATTAAATCAACTTCCTGATAATGCTGCAGTAATAAAAACTATAGTTACTACAGAAGCTGTAAGAAATATAGCTAAATATTATGGCACAGAACTTATAGATGTATTAACTGGATTTAAATACATTGGAGAAAAGATAAAGGAATTTGAAGAAACACATAGTAACAAATTTATTATAGGTTTTGAAGAAAGTTATGGATACCTTTCAGGAGAATTTGTAAGAGATAAGGATGCAGTAATTGCTTCTATGTTAATTGCAGAAATGACTTTATACTATAAGAGTAAAGGTATGACATTGTATGATGGCTTAATCAAGATTTATGAACAATATGGTTTCCATAAAGAAGAATTAGTTTCTTTAGAATTAAAAGGTAAGGAAGGACAAGAACAAATTGCTAAGTGTATAGATTCTCTTAGAAATAAACACATTTCTGAATTAAACGGAGTTAAGTTAGTTAAGAAGTTTGACTATAAAGAAAGTATGGAGAATGATTTGTTAAGTAATACAACTAGTGTAATTAAATTGCCAAAATCAAATGTTTTAAAGTTTGTTTTTGAAGATGATTCATGGTTTGTTGTAAGACCTTCTGGTACAGAGCCCAAAATGAAGATTTATCTAGCTGTTTCAGGAAAATCTTTAAAGGACTCAGAAGCTAAGGTAGCAAAATTTAAAGAAACTGTTATGAATTTAATTAATAGTATGTTAAACTAA
- a CDS encoding tetratricopeptide repeat protein: protein MDYNAYMKEKMSKMLFIEIDIKKLLSQITSEEVTLENNDIYFPIKFDKVSENVQSKTSVGNLSLSWIVEGMFLTLGIDDNFKYNNDYLKVLNIIRDSEKIVKSIIAENVKKKEYVEAFSLLKGLVALNNSEEYYDKLLSVGEKLTELDKNFAEQQLLVVELAKKDYLNSAMPYYYEALALYSLEKNSEAYVALNEYVNKGGEKTSQVTTLLNILKEDIDYKKGVELLDEEPELALKKLLPILEKNSEDAILNFYIALAYRKLENYEKAIYYLNQSIAIDSSIAEVVNEMGINYACLGEYENAIKYLRKAFEATRDVEVCTNIVICYNNMGDVENAKLHLQIAEKLNKDDEIVKQLKEILYK, encoded by the coding sequence ATGGATTATAATGCTTACATGAAAGAAAAAATGTCAAAAATGCTATTCATAGAAATAGATATAAAGAAGTTATTGTCTCAAATTACTTCAGAAGAAGTGACTTTAGAGAATAATGATATATACTTCCCGATTAAGTTTGATAAGGTTTCAGAAAATGTTCAATCTAAAACCTCTGTGGGCAATCTTTCTTTGAGCTGGATTGTAGAAGGAATGTTTTTAACTTTGGGCATAGATGATAATTTTAAGTATAATAATGACTATTTAAAAGTGTTAAACATAATAAGAGATTCAGAAAAAATAGTAAAATCAATTATTGCTGAAAATGTGAAGAAAAAAGAATATGTTGAAGCTTTTTCCCTACTAAAAGGTTTAGTGGCTTTAAATAATTCAGAAGAATACTATGATAAGTTATTAAGTGTAGGTGAGAAACTAACTGAATTGGATAAAAATTTTGCTGAGCAGCAACTTTTAGTAGTTGAATTAGCGAAGAAGGACTATTTAAATTCTGCAATGCCTTACTATTATGAAGCACTAGCGTTATATTCTTTGGAAAAAAATTCAGAAGCCTATGTAGCTCTAAATGAGTATGTAAATAAAGGTGGAGAAAAAACTTCTCAAGTTACCACACTACTTAACATATTAAAAGAAGACATAGATTATAAAAAAGGCGTTGAATTGCTAGATGAGGAACCAGAGTTAGCATTGAAAAAATTGCTGCCCATTTTAGAAAAGAATTCTGAAGACGCTATTCTTAATTTTTATATTGCTTTAGCGTATAGAAAGTTGGAAAATTATGAAAAGGCTATTTACTACTTGAATCAAAGTATTGCAATTGATAGCTCTATTGCAGAAGTGGTAAATGAAATGGGAATAAATTATGCATGTCTTGGTGAGTATGAAAATGCTATTAAATATTTAAGAAAAGCCTTTGAAGCAACTAGAGACGTAGAAGTATGTACTAATATAGTAATTTGTTATAATAATATGGGTGATGTAGAGAATGCAAAATTACACCTTCAAATAGCTGAAAAATTAAATAAAGACGATGAAATAGTAAAACAGCTTAAAGAAATTTTATATAAGTAG
- a CDS encoding acyltransferase family protein yields the protein MRYKELDTLKGIGILLVLLGHSFIVYPINVIDHNQTSQLIHAYIYSFHMPLFFIISGFLYNVARTKQQSYKDFAVNKAKRLLIPYFFITIVDMIPRMLLPALVNQKTDFVDAIEKIVISGGFIWFIYTLFFVFMIFHLIKGIFNLSYGKYVFLAVLIMLDLFKDNIPHIELFTMNKVIFYLIFFSIGYIIKDNYDMIKNVLSKNVIVILAAIIFLLTAFRYDTNEVLSIIIPFLGIYIAWFICLKLKEGKISKFLQECGQFSLQIYVLEGFFLVGCRVILIKIFKLSNDFMIISSMFILQIALEYLFIKYFTNKIPIISFLLGNKYVKKDKEQQV from the coding sequence TTGAGATATAAAGAATTAGACACTTTAAAGGGAATAGGTATACTTTTAGTATTGCTGGGACATTCATTTATAGTGTATCCTATAAATGTCATAGATCATAATCAAACTAGTCAGTTGATTCATGCATATATTTATAGTTTTCATATGCCATTATTTTTTATTATATCTGGCTTTTTATATAATGTTGCCAGGACTAAACAACAAAGTTACAAAGATTTTGCTGTTAACAAAGCAAAGAGGTTATTGATTCCTTATTTTTTTATAACGATAGTAGATATGATTCCAAGAATGCTGTTACCGGCGTTGGTTAATCAAAAAACAGATTTTGTTGATGCCATTGAAAAGATAGTAATTAGTGGTGGTTTTATTTGGTTTATATATACTTTATTTTTTGTTTTTATGATTTTTCATTTGATTAAAGGTATATTCAATTTGAGTTATGGCAAATATGTGTTTCTTGCAGTTTTAATAATGTTAGATTTATTTAAGGATAATATTCCACATATAGAGTTGTTTACAATGAATAAAGTCATATTTTATCTAATATTTTTCTCGATAGGATATATTATAAAAGATAATTATGATATGATAAAAAATGTTTTAAGTAAAAATGTAATAGTTATACTTGCAGCAATAATATTTTTATTAACTGCATTTAGATATGATACAAATGAAGTTTTAAGTATAATAATTCCTTTCTTGGGAATTTATATTGCTTGGTTTATTTGTCTTAAATTAAAAGAAGGCAAAATTTCTAAGTTCCTTCAAGAATGTGGACAATTTTCATTGCAAATTTATGTTTTAGAAGGATTCTTCTTAGTTGGATGTAGAGTTATATTAATAAAAATATTTAAGTTATCTAATGATTTTATGATAATATCATCAATGTTTATTCTTCAAATTGCGTTAGAATATTTGTTTATAAAGTATTTTACAAACAAAATTCCAATAATAAGTTTTCTTTTAGGTAACAAATATGTTAAGAAAGATAAAGAACAACAAGTTTAA
- a CDS encoding sugar transferase translates to MKKIQWGTQLFRFGTFVVDSIIVVFSVYLAFLLLFNFNPPEYNINPFIEIIPFIVIAYLIFMYVFGLEDLLKRSMSETIYSIFLSVGALFISTAFITFFARGFAYPRSVLIVSPIVQFILLSLWRTIVWKISRVNHGIKDSLIVGEQSIEYLTSKILTKQKDLYKVKYICDGKSKRLFSYLDKVEVVFLCNDVDLDLKKQIVDRCLMARKSIYIIPDIYEIALLNSKLNRADDIPILKVRKLGLTIEQRFFKRLLDVMVSLVGIIITSPIMVIVTIAIKLSDGGNIFYKQERVTEDEKVFNVLKFRTMVMNAEKLTGPVLAGDEDPRITKIGKILRATRLDELPQFFNILFGSMSVVGPRPERPFFVEQFKEEIPDYKYRTIVKAGLTGLAQVLGKYSTTPEDKVRYDIMYVRNYSILLDLKLILQTVKIMFMKESSEGVKDDMPFDELMKEEFSEVTVDVDKN, encoded by the coding sequence ATGAAAAAAATTCAATGGGGTACACAACTTTTTAGGTTTGGTACTTTTGTAGTGGATTCAATAATAGTAGTGTTTTCAGTTTATTTAGCATTTTTATTACTATTTAATTTTAATCCACCAGAATATAATATTAATCCATTTATAGAGATTATTCCTTTTATAGTTATTGCATATTTAATTTTTATGTATGTATTTGGCTTAGAAGATTTACTTAAACGAAGTATGAGTGAAACTATTTATTCCATATTTTTATCAGTAGGAGCATTATTTATCTCTACAGCTTTTATAACATTTTTTGCAAGAGGATTTGCTTATCCAAGAAGTGTTTTAATTGTAAGTCCAATAGTCCAATTTATATTGTTAAGCTTATGGAGAACTATAGTATGGAAGATTAGTAGAGTTAATCATGGAATTAAAGATTCACTAATTGTAGGAGAACAATCTATAGAATATCTTACAAGTAAGATATTGACAAAACAAAAAGATTTATACAAAGTTAAATATATATGTGATGGAAAATCAAAAAGATTATTTTCTTATCTAGATAAAGTAGAAGTGGTGTTCTTATGCAATGATGTGGATTTAGATTTAAAGAAACAAATTGTGGATAGATGCCTAATGGCTAGAAAGAGTATATATATAATTCCTGATATATATGAAATTGCACTTTTAAATTCTAAGTTAAATAGAGCGGATGATATTCCAATATTAAAAGTTAGAAAACTAGGATTAACTATAGAACAAAGATTTTTCAAGAGATTACTAGATGTAATGGTATCTTTAGTTGGAATTATAATTACAAGTCCTATTATGGTAATTGTAACTATAGCGATCAAGCTTAGTGATGGGGGTAACATATTCTATAAGCAAGAAAGAGTTACTGAAGATGAGAAGGTATTTAATGTTCTTAAATTTAGAACAATGGTAATGAATGCTGAGAAATTGACAGGACCGGTACTTGCAGGAGATGAGGATCCTAGAATAACTAAAATAGGAAAGATATTAAGAGCAACTAGACTAGATGAGCTTCCACAGTTTTTCAATATACTATTTGGAAGTATGAGTGTAGTGGGTCCAAGACCTGAGAGACCTTTCTTTGTAGAACAATTTAAAGAAGAAATTCCTGACTATAAGTATAGAACCATAGTTAAAGCTGGACTTACTGGGTTAGCACAAGTACTTGGAAAATATTCTACAACTCCAGAGGATAAAGTAAGATATGATATTATGTATGTAAGAAACTATTCAATTTTGCTAGATCTAAAGCTTATTTTACAAACTGTAAAAATAATGTTTATGAAGGAAAGTTCAGAAGGTGTAAAGGATGATATGCCTTTTGATGAACTTATGAAGGAAGAATTTTCTGAAGTTACAGTAGATGTAGATAAAAATTAA
- a CDS encoding glycosyltransferase family 4 protein: protein MKKVLFVAAPQSHIMNFHLPFLKYFHDKNYEVFVATKLDREKYKKEMQRDTWVKWNDIDFSRSPFSSKSLKAYKQLKELMKEHQFDLIHVHTPMGGFLGRLAAKNTKQKVVLYTAHGFHFFQGASKVNWALYYNAEKLAAKWTDGLITMNEEDYSNALKLMKNRDNVFKVNGVGVDLSKSCAEQYNDVRAELGIGKDDFVISVVAEFIPRKNHIQIIDAIDLVKKRNPNYKIKVLMAGDGDLIPQIKDIISTKELKDDILLLGFRKDVISVLKASDALALTSKQEGLPKNVMEAMACKLPIITTDVRGNRDLVDNMKNGIVVPLYDVEATANAIEKLYNNDKLRKEFSKCSYEKVQNYSIDNVLIEMDKIYTKFLEV, encoded by the coding sequence ATGAAAAAAGTGCTTTTTGTTGCTGCACCACAAAGTCATATAATGAATTTTCATTTGCCTTTCTTAAAATATTTTCATGATAAAAATTATGAGGTATTTGTAGCAACAAAATTGGATAGAGAAAAGTATAAAAAAGAGATGCAAAGGGATACTTGGGTAAAGTGGAATGATATAGATTTTAGTAGAAGTCCATTTTCATCAAAGTCACTTAAAGCGTATAAGCAATTAAAAGAGCTTATGAAAGAACATCAATTTGATCTGATTCATGTTCATACTCCTATGGGAGGTTTCTTAGGAAGGTTAGCTGCAAAAAATACTAAGCAAAAAGTTGTTTTATATACAGCTCACGGATTTCACTTTTTCCAAGGGGCAAGCAAGGTGAATTGGGCATTATATTATAATGCTGAAAAATTGGCTGCTAAATGGACAGATGGATTAATAACGATGAATGAAGAAGATTATAGTAATGCCCTTAAATTAATGAAGAATAGAGATAACGTATTTAAAGTTAATGGTGTAGGGGTAGATTTAAGTAAGAGTTGTGCAGAGCAGTATAATGATGTAAGAGCAGAATTAGGAATAGGTAAAGATGATTTTGTTATATCTGTTGTAGCTGAATTTATACCTAGAAAAAACCATATTCAGATTATCGATGCTATTGATCTTGTGAAAAAAAGAAATCCAAATTATAAAATAAAAGTACTTATGGCTGGAGATGGTGATTTAATTCCACAAATAAAGGATATAATTTCTACTAAAGAATTAAAAGATGATATTTTACTTTTGGGATTTAGAAAAGACGTCATATCTGTATTAAAAGCATCTGATGCTTTAGCTTTGACTTCAAAACAAGAAGGACTACCCAAAAATGTAATGGAAGCAATGGCGTGTAAACTTCCTATAATTACTACGGATGTTCGTGGAAATAGAGATTTAGTAGATAATATGAAAAATGGAATTGTTGTACCATTATATGATGTTGAAGCAACAGCAAATGCAATAGAAAAGTTATATAATAATGATAAGTTGCGAAAAGAATTTTCTAAATGTAGTTATGAAAAAGTTCAAAATTATTCAATTGATAATGTGCTTATAGAAATGGATAAAATTTATACAAAATTTTTAGAAGTTTAG
- a CDS encoding WecB/TagA/CpsF family glycosyltransferase yields MYTNILGYNVYNRSKDEFIDLIKTKEEKVNIISGNPEILYNGLINPMLSKVFKSEDAVIIPDGIGTVIASKIMKNPVKERIAGIEVMKEIIEYCIMNNQKIYLLGATQETIEKCTENLKKQYSNLKIAGFHNGYFDIDNCEEIIKDIIEQNPYAIFIAMGSPRQELFIQKYKEQINSRIFMGVGGSFDIFAGTLKRAPKWMIKLGLEWLYRVSKEPWRIRRLSAIPKFLLLVIKDQKNRRKK; encoded by the coding sequence ATGTATACAAACATTTTGGGATATAACGTATATAATAGAAGTAAAGATGAATTTATTGATTTAATTAAAACAAAAGAAGAAAAAGTGAATATAATTTCTGGAAATCCAGAAATTTTGTATAATGGATTAATAAATCCAATGCTATCAAAAGTTTTTAAGTCAGAAGATGCCGTTATAATTCCAGATGGGATAGGGACTGTTATAGCTTCTAAAATTATGAAAAACCCAGTTAAGGAAAGAATAGCAGGGATTGAGGTTATGAAAGAAATAATAGAGTATTGTATTATGAATAATCAAAAAATATATCTTTTAGGTGCAACTCAAGAAACAATAGAGAAGTGTACTGAAAATCTTAAAAAGCAATATTCTAATTTAAAAATAGCGGGATTTCATAATGGATATTTTGATATAGATAATTGTGAAGAAATAATTAAGGATATAATAGAACAAAATCCTTATGCAATATTCATAGCAATGGGAAGTCCTAGACAAGAATTATTTATTCAAAAATATAAGGAACAAATCAATAGCAGAATATTTATGGGTGTAGGTGGAAGTTTTGATATTTTTGCAGGTACATTAAAAAGAGCTCCTAAATGGATGATTAAATTAGGCTTGGAGTGGCTTTATAGAGTTTCAAAAGAACCTTGGAGAATAAGAAGACTATCAGCTATTCCTAAATTTCTTTTATTGGTTATTAAAGATCAAAAAAATAGGAGGAAGAAATGA
- a CDS encoding glycosyltransferase yields MKILVVACYSPIINNSASIETLMYLNNLVSNGENEVHLLTVDFPENSIYYDKEILQLLDEHIKLHKIDGGRIFNKIMPKKIINASADKEMVNDSKKFQLLRKIKNKIIFPDMYYIWSKAAAKYANEKLMNAGKPFDVIFSMHEPPSSHLCAKNIKLKNQGIPWITYWSDPWLSDPSRSDIGIIRKTIEGRMEKSVVMNCDKLIFVTEANKNDFRKRYNLKNENLYLINRGYDQKLYQQLEQEEKPKEIDENKINILYAGEIFSKLRDISKFIKALDKLKNDNKDVYNSFNIMFYGNIDDASLCERLKSFENVKVNKRIPFRQALKLMIHSEVLLLFGNKNSKQIPAKIYDYFGCKGKVLVVLGDENDPIKSVVENKDKCITINNSSEAIYASLIDIYTKNQNNELIDIPLEAYEWGAVTRKMESIFKGM; encoded by the coding sequence ATGAAGATTTTAGTTGTTGCTTGTTATTCTCCAATAATAAATAATTCGGCATCTATTGAAACATTGATGTATCTTAATAATTTGGTTAGTAATGGAGAAAATGAGGTTCATCTTTTAACAGTGGATTTTCCCGAAAATTCAATTTATTATGATAAGGAGATACTTCAATTATTAGATGAGCATATAAAGTTGCATAAGATAGATGGTGGGCGCATTTTCAATAAAATAATGCCAAAAAAAATAATCAATGCTAGTGCAGACAAGGAAATGGTTAATGACAGCAAAAAGTTTCAGCTGTTAAGGAAGATAAAAAACAAAATTATCTTTCCTGATATGTATTATATATGGTCCAAAGCTGCTGCAAAATATGCTAATGAAAAATTGATGAATGCAGGAAAACCTTTTGATGTGATATTTTCTATGCATGAACCTCCTTCAAGTCATTTGTGTGCGAAGAACATTAAGTTAAAAAATCAAGGTATTCCATGGATAACTTATTGGAGTGATCCATGGCTAAGCGATCCTTCTAGATCTGATATTGGTATAATAAGAAAAACTATTGAAGGACGAATGGAAAAAAGTGTAGTAATGAATTGTGATAAGTTAATTTTTGTTACTGAAGCGAATAAAAATGATTTTAGAAAAAGATATAATTTAAAAAATGAAAATCTTTATTTGATTAATAGGGGTTACGATCAAAAATTATATCAACAATTAGAGCAGGAAGAGAAGCCGAAAGAGATAGATGAAAATAAAATAAACATATTATATGCAGGAGAAATATTTAGTAAATTAAGAGATATATCAAAATTTATTAAAGCATTAGATAAGTTGAAAAATGACAATAAGGACGTATATAATTCTTTTAATATAATGTTTTACGGAAATATAGATGATGCAAGTTTATGTGAAAGATTAAAATCTTTTGAAAATGTAAAGGTCAATAAACGAATCCCATTTAGGCAGGCATTAAAGTTAATGATACATTCAGAAGTGTTATTGCTATTTGGAAATAAGAATTCAAAACAGATTCCAGCAAAAATTTATGATTATTTTGGATGCAAGGGCAAAGTATTGGTTGTTTTAGGTGATGAAAATGATCCTATTAAATCAGTAGTAGAGAATAAGGATAAGTGTATTACAATTAATAATTCTTCAGAAGCAATATATGCTTCTCTAATAGATATTTATACGAAAAATCAAAATAATGAGTTAATAGATATCCCTCTAGAGGCATATGAGTGGGGAGCTGTAACACGGAAAATGGAAAGTATTTTTAAAGGAATGTGA
- a CDS encoding glycosyltransferase, whose amino-acid sequence MHVMIVPSWYATEFNKVHGSFFKEQALALQRSGIKVSIAFNEIWPLSRLGRIKSKRGLSCKNEDGLTTYRYKNYNYLPKNPRMFNIFNRRMEKIYKSIVEKEGKVDVIHAHSALWGGISAAYISQKYGIPLVLTEHSSLKYAQYLKDSYRKYVYEAYMNSNKLVSVSESLKTELQNYVSNKDIVVINNIVDFNNFTLDKRNDSYNETEKFTFFSCAFLEPDKGMDILIKAFNKGFKNSENVVLRIGGAGRAVEELKSLIEELDLKDKVMLLGALSREEVSEEMQKCNCFALASRHETFGMVYVEALASGKPVIGTKNGGAEEIINENNGLLVEIDNTEELCEAMKYIYCNLNKYTSEMLRKECEEIYSEKNIVSRIKSVYEEVL is encoded by the coding sequence ATGCATGTGATGATTGTACCATCTTGGTATGCTACAGAGTTTAATAAGGTTCATGGCAGTTTTTTTAAAGAACAGGCATTAGCGCTGCAAAGGAGTGGAATTAAGGTTTCTATAGCCTTTAATGAAATTTGGCCTTTGTCAAGATTAGGAAGAATAAAAAGTAAAAGAGGGCTAAGTTGTAAAAATGAAGATGGCCTTACTACTTATAGATACAAGAACTACAATTATTTACCTAAGAATCCGCGTATGTTTAATATATTTAATAGAAGGATGGAAAAGATATATAAAAGCATTGTTGAAAAAGAAGGAAAAGTAGATGTTATTCATGCACATTCAGCTTTGTGGGGAGGAATTAGTGCAGCATATATTAGTCAAAAGTATGGTATACCATTAGTTCTTACAGAACATTCTTCTTTAAAGTATGCTCAATATCTTAAAGATAGTTATAGAAAATATGTTTATGAAGCTTATATGAATAGCAACAAGCTTGTTTCTGTTAGTGAGAGTTTGAAGACAGAACTTCAAAACTATGTAAGTAATAAGGATATAGTGGTTATAAACAATATAGTAGATTTTAATAATTTTACTTTAGATAAGAGAAATGATAGTTATAATGAAACAGAAAAGTTTACTTTTTTTAGTTGTGCCTTTTTAGAACCAGACAAAGGAATGGATATATTAATCAAAGCATTTAATAAGGGGTTTAAGAATAGTGAAAATGTAGTATTAAGAATTGGTGGTGCTGGCAGGGCAGTAGAGGAATTAAAATCACTTATAGAAGAATTAGATTTGAAAGATAAGGTTATGTTGTTAGGGGCTTTATCTAGGGAAGAGGTTTCAGAGGAAATGCAGAAGTGTAATTGTTTTGCATTAGCTTCTAGGCATGAAACTTTTGGCATGGTATATGTAGAAGCTCTTGCTAGCGGAAAGCCAGTAATAGGAACTAAAAATGGTGGTGCTGAAGAAATAATAAATGAGAATAATGGATTACTTGTTGAGATTGATAATACAGAAGAGTTATGTGAGGCGATGAAATATATATATTGTAATTTAAATAAATATACTTCGGAAATGTTAAGAAAAGAATGTGAAGAAATATATTCTGAGAAAAATATAGTAAGCAGAATAAAGTCTGTATATGAGGAGGTGCTATAA
- a CDS encoding O-antigen ligase family protein — MRGVQIKVLRFFTTEINLVLCYMLLGFLFITPLVELKGLMSISSKLMLIWGLAMVIYYAIQGKFKANVKVYFTLVLFLLVQIISILVNRANINISVILVNLILFFAIFNMSNKKQAKISIEKICSTMANVAGILGVISIIIYFSNLSIVFYGVTFGRIAKLQFSGVYSNPNTLGIISLFSIIMILILISIRKNKTDRIILISNIICQFFLLYISDCSSALLGLAVFVLCIVFFLLRKNIFRIMYLAVIIIPSVVFIIRSYKNYKLMDYLNGRFDLWKAAINVSKQHLFFGVGNGNLVDVVKHSTKLQLWGIDAGGLHNIFFQVLVSNGVIALLIFIIFIVVFVVKGFSIISKLQSQQRLLAIKLFAFEVAILSVNCFEANMLYVVSFISIIFWAILGYFFSLEDR; from the coding sequence ATGAGGGGAGTGCAAATAAAGGTTTTAAGATTTTTCACTACTGAAATAAATCTTGTGCTTTGTTATATGCTTTTGGGTTTTTTGTTTATTACTCCATTAGTGGAATTAAAAGGATTAATGTCAATATCCAGTAAGTTAATGCTGATATGGGGACTTGCTATGGTTATATATTATGCTATACAAGGGAAGTTTAAAGCAAATGTAAAGGTATATTTTACTTTAGTATTATTTCTATTGGTTCAAATTATTAGTATTCTAGTAAATAGAGCTAACATAAATATATCAGTGATCCTGGTAAATCTTATTTTATTTTTTGCAATATTCAATATGAGTAACAAGAAGCAAGCTAAAATATCTATTGAAAAGATTTGTTCTACTATGGCAAATGTGGCTGGAATTCTTGGAGTAATTAGCATAATAATTTATTTTTCAAATTTAAGTATAGTTTTTTATGGTGTTACTTTTGGCAGAATTGCTAAACTTCAATTTTCAGGTGTTTATTCTAATCCGAATACTTTAGGCATAATATCACTATTTTCTATAATAATGATATTAATATTAATTAGTATAAGAAAGAATAAAACGGATAGAATAATTTTAATCTCAAATATTATATGTCAATTTTTCTTACTATATATTAGTGATTGTAGTTCAGCTTTGCTAGGGTTAGCGGTATTTGTTCTATGTATTGTATTCTTTTTACTTAGAAAGAATATATTTAGAATAATGTATTTAGCTGTAATTATTATACCTTCAGTTGTGTTTATAATTAGGAGTTATAAAAATTACAAATTAATGGATTACTTAAATGGAAGATTTGATCTTTGGAAGGCAGCTATAAATGTTTCAAAGCAACATTTATTTTTTGGGGTCGGTAACGGAAATTTAGTAGATGTGGTTAAGCATAGTACTAAGTTGCAGCTATGGGGAATAGATGCAGGTGGACTACACAATATATTTTTTCAAGTATTAGTATCAAATGGAGTAATAGCTTTACTTATATTTATAATTTTTATTGTCGTATTTGTAGTAAAGGGATTTAGTATAATTTCAAAATTACAGTCTCAGCAAAGATTACTAGCAATAAAATTATTTGCTTTTGAAGTAGCAATACTTTCTGTGAATTGTTTTGAAGCAAATATGCTTTATGTAGTAAGTTTTATTTCAATAATTTTCTGGGCTATTCTTGGATATTTTTTTAGCTTAGAAGATAGATAA